In a genomic window of Rhopalosiphum maidis isolate BTI-1 chromosome 4, ASM367621v3, whole genome shotgun sequence:
- the LOC113559315 gene encoding glutathione S-transferase-like — translation MSYKVTYFNFTALAEPIRFLLSYLNIDFEDFRFEREQWPALKPTMPFGKVPTLEIDGKVLNQSTAITRYLSKKAGLAGSDDWESLLIDIAVDNIHDLRQAIASYAYDPNEATKEARYAPLINETIPFYMDKFEKSVGENNGYFVNGKLSWADLFFVAILNYLNFMAKIDLLEGRPNLKALNEKVLEIPQIKAWVAKRPTDNP, via the exons atgtCGTACAAAGTCACGTACTTCAACTTCACTGCTCTGGCTGAACCCATCAGATTTCTTCTGTCATACTTAAACATCGATTTCGAAGATTTTCGTTTTGAACGCGAACAATGGCCTGCACTCAAGCCga cgATGCCATTTGGAAAAGTGCCAACATTGGAAATTGATGGCAAAGTATTGAATCAATCAACTGCTATTACTcgttatttatctaaaaaggCTGGATTAGCTGGTAGTGATGATTGGGAATCTTTGTTAATCGATATTGCTGTTGATAATATTCATGATTTACGACAAG caatAGCATCATATGCATATGATCCAAATGAAGCAACTAAAGAAGCGAGATATGCACCTTTGATCAATGAAACAATACCATTTTACAtggataaatttgaaaaaagtgTCGGAGAAAATAATGGATACTTTGTAAACGGAAAG ttGTCTTGGGCTGATCTATTTTTTGTTGCTATTTTAAACTACTTGAATTTTATGGCAAAAATTGACTTATTAGAGGGTCGTCCAAACTTGAAAGCACTAAATGAAAAGGTATTAGAAATACCTCAAATTAAGGCATGGGTTGCTAAACGACCAACAGACAATCCTTAA